One Petrotoga sibirica DSM 13575 genomic window carries:
- the atpH gene encoding ATP synthase F1 subunit delta: protein MKASYFLASKYAQALLNTLEEKGEISRLDEYVEAFQRLKKALESSESLRDMVYSPLIPPKHIVSRMKDVSEFDDTIFVQFLEVLADKRRQNLIPFMSHILYQESLEREKVVEVKLVLPNEVSNTIINQVKQAIQNKTGRKIKLITQFNEDLIGGLQLYIGDKFFDYSVKGFLENIQSAYAPVSGGEIFES from the coding sequence ATGAAAGCTTCTTATTTTTTGGCTTCAAAGTATGCCCAAGCCCTTTTGAATACTTTGGAAGAGAAGGGTGAAATTTCAAGATTAGATGAATACGTAGAAGCGTTTCAAAGGTTAAAAAAAGCTCTCGAAAGTAGCGAATCTCTTAGAGACATGGTATATAGCCCGTTGATTCCGCCAAAACATATAGTTTCACGAATGAAAGATGTATCAGAATTTGATGATACTATTTTTGTTCAGTTTTTGGAAGTTCTGGCTGATAAAAGGCGTCAAAATTTGATTCCTTTTATGTCTCATATTTTGTATCAAGAGAGTTTAGAGAGAGAAAAAGTTGTAGAAGTGAAGCTTGTGCTTCCTAATGAAGTAAGTAATACGATTATAAATCAGGTTAAACAGGCTATTCAAAATAAAACAGGAAGAAAAATAAAGTTAATAACACAATTCAATGAAGATCTTATAGGTGGATTACAGTTATACATCGGAGATAAGTTCTTTGATTACTCCGTAAAAGGATTTTTAGAGAACATTCAATCTGCCTATGCCCCAGTTAGTGGAGGTGAAATATTTGAGAGTTAA
- the atpA gene encoding F0F1 ATP synthase subunit alpha, which translates to MRVNPDELTKVIEERIKSYESGEIKEIGWVMQVSDGIVRAYGLKDVMTNELVEIETSEGEKIYGIAMNLEEDNVGIITLGDYKGIKEGDKLVRTNRIIEVPVGEKLLGRVVNPLGMPLDGKGEINTDDFYPIERKAMGVVTRKPVDTPLQTGLKVLDALIPIGRGQRELIIGDRQTGKTAIATDTIINQKGKNVFCIYVSIGQKSSSLARTIDNLEKYGAMDYTVVVAADASDPASLQYIAPYAGAAIGEYFMFNGKDALVIYDDLTKHAAAYREISLLLRRPPGREAYPGDIFYLHSRLLERASRLNENYGNGSLTALPIIETQANDISAYIPTNVISITDGQIYLETGLFNAGVRPAVNIGLSVSRVGGAAQTKAMKKVAGSLKLDLAQYRELESFTQFSADLDESTKKQLIKGEKLTELMKQPQYSPMEIEEQVAVIYAANEGYLDQIPTDRIGDFERQFLAYLKENYRDTLNKIRESKDIADEIKKELNEAISKFLNVFR; encoded by the coding sequence TTGAGAGTTAATCCAGATGAGTTGACAAAAGTAATAGAAGAGCGTATTAAAAGTTATGAAAGTGGAGAGATAAAAGAAATAGGATGGGTAATGCAGGTAAGCGATGGTATCGTTAGGGCTTACGGTTTGAAGGATGTTATGACCAACGAATTGGTTGAAATAGAGACATCTGAAGGTGAAAAGATCTACGGTATAGCTATGAATCTAGAAGAAGATAACGTTGGTATTATCACCTTGGGAGATTACAAAGGAATAAAGGAAGGAGACAAATTAGTAAGAACCAACAGAATAATAGAAGTACCCGTTGGCGAAAAGTTGCTAGGTAGAGTTGTTAATCCTTTAGGTATGCCATTGGATGGAAAGGGTGAAATAAACACCGATGATTTTTATCCTATTGAAAGAAAGGCAATGGGTGTTGTAACTAGAAAACCTGTTGATACACCTCTTCAAACTGGGTTGAAAGTGTTGGATGCCTTAATCCCTATAGGAAGAGGTCAAAGAGAGCTTATAATCGGAGATAGGCAAACTGGTAAAACAGCTATAGCTACTGATACAATTATAAACCAGAAAGGGAAAAATGTTTTTTGTATTTATGTTTCGATCGGGCAAAAGTCCTCGTCTTTGGCAAGAACTATCGATAATTTAGAAAAGTACGGTGCAATGGACTACACCGTAGTAGTGGCAGCAGATGCTTCAGATCCTGCCTCTTTACAGTATATAGCTCCTTACGCTGGTGCAGCAATTGGAGAATATTTTATGTTTAATGGTAAGGATGCGTTGGTAATTTATGATGATCTAACCAAACACGCCGCTGCTTACAGAGAAATATCACTATTGCTTAGAAGGCCGCCTGGAAGGGAAGCTTATCCCGGAGATATTTTTTATTTGCATTCAAGATTGTTGGAAAGAGCGTCTAGGTTGAACGAAAACTATGGAAATGGATCTTTGACAGCTTTACCAATAATCGAGACACAGGCGAACGATATTTCTGCATATATTCCTACCAACGTTATTTCAATAACGGATGGACAGATCTATCTAGAAACAGGTTTGTTTAACGCAGGGGTAAGACCTGCTGTTAACATAGGTTTATCTGTTTCAAGGGTCGGTGGAGCTGCGCAAACTAAGGCGATGAAAAAGGTAGCAGGATCTTTAAAATTAGATTTAGCTCAGTACAGAGAGTTGGAGTCTTTCACTCAATTCTCTGCGGATCTTGATGAATCAACTAAGAAACAGTTAATAAAAGGTGAGAAACTTACTGAATTGATGAAGCAACCACAATATTCACCGATGGAGATAGAAGAACAAGTTGCCGTTATTTACGCTGCCAATGAAGGTTATTTGGATCAGATCCCTACCGATAGAATAGGTGATTTTGAAAGACAATTTTTAGCTTATCTTAAAGAAAATTATAGGGATACCTTAAATAAGATAAGAGAGAGCAAAGATATAGCAGATGAGATAAAGAAAGAGCTGAATGAAGCAATCTCAAAATTTTTGAATGTGTTTAGATGA